The Bacillota bacterium genomic sequence TGCCGGGAATAGCCGGTCTTGTCTTGATTTTCATCGTTCTCCTGATAGCCCTTTTTGCTCCCTCTATTTCAATGCATCCTCATAATATCCCCTCCGGACCACCGCTCTCGCCGCCCGGAGGGGAGCATCCTTTAGGAACTGATGAGCTTGGTATTGACCTCTGGAGCCAGATATGTTACGGGGCCAGGGTCAGCTTGCTCGTGGGTCTTGGGACAGCTTTACTGGCAGGCTTAGGCGGCGGCTTAATTGGCATTGTTTCAGGATACCTGGGCGGGTGGCCTGATAAGGTTTTAATGAGGTTAATTGATGTTATGATTGTGCTGCCGGATTTTCCGCTGATGATTGTGCTGGCAGCTTTTTTGGGCCCAAGCCTTTTGAATATTATTTTAGTACTGGCCCTGTTTTCGTGGGTTTTCCCCGCAAGAATTGCCCGTTCTCAAATCTTGATGTTAAAAGAACAGAGTTACATCAAATCTGCGGAAACGTATGGTGCCGGCGCCTGGTATTTAATGTGGAGGCACTTTCTTCCAGAGGTCTTCCCTGTGGTGGCGGTGAATCTGATCAGGCTTACGGGGAGGGCAATCGTTTCTGAGGCCGGGCTTTCCTTTTTAGGGTTGGGTGACCCCACCTCTAAAAGCTGGGGCCTGATCATTCATCATGCTACCAATTTTCGGGGAATTTATTACACTGACTTTTGGAAGTGGTGGCTGCTCTACCCGTGGCTTACGTTAACTGCAATGGTAATCTCCCTCGCCTTCGTCAGCCGTGAGGTGGAGCGAATTGCTGATCCGCGTATGGGAAGGTGAACGCCTGCTTTCGAGGAGGTGTTGCTTTGACCGCTGACGGCAAATATTTGCTAGAAATAAAAAATCTA encodes the following:
- a CDS encoding ABC transporter permease translates to MSVKIIELVKEFSLPGIAGLVLIFIVLLIALFAPSISMHPHNIPSGPPLSPPGGEHPLGTDELGIDLWSQICYGARVSLLVGLGTALLAGLGGGLIGIVSGYLGGWPDKVLMRLIDVMIVLPDFPLMIVLAAFLGPSLLNIILVLALFSWVFPARIARSQILMLKEQSYIKSAETYGAGAWYLMWRHFLPEVFPVVAVNLIRLTGRAIVSEAGLSFLGLGDPTSKSWGLIIHHATNFRGIYYTDFWKWWLLYPWLTLTAMVISLAFVSREVERIADPRMGR